One segment of uncultured Campylobacter sp. DNA contains the following:
- the obgE gene encoding GTPase ObgE, giving the protein MFIDSVKFSVKSGDGGAGCVSFRREKFVISGGPDGGDGGDGGDVYFRVDKNSHTLSSYKGKREFKAQNGVPGEGRKKTGKSGEDLYLIVPPGTSVYDEDSGELVLDMLNDGETKLFLRGGKGGLGNVHFKSSINQAPEYAQKGLEGETREVRLELKLIADVGLVGFPNVGKSTLISTVSNAKPQIANYEFTTLTPKLGLVEVDEYSGFVMADIPGIIEGASEGRGLGVQFLKHVERTKILLFMLDLANYRSLEEQFDALRAETAKFSEGLAKRDYAIALTRADAAENLQEKFDAFLSHLGLAGTAGEMKFKQDIYEFDAAKPFFVMPISSATGQNINELKFNLLELLKKEL; this is encoded by the coding sequence ATGTTCATAGATAGCGTAAAATTTAGCGTCAAATCAGGCGACGGCGGCGCGGGCTGCGTCAGCTTCCGCCGCGAAAAATTCGTCATCTCAGGCGGTCCCGACGGCGGCGACGGCGGCGACGGCGGCGACGTGTATTTTAGGGTCGATAAAAACTCCCACACCCTCTCATCCTACAAGGGCAAGCGGGAGTTTAAGGCGCAAAACGGCGTGCCCGGCGAGGGTCGCAAAAAGACGGGCAAAAGCGGCGAGGATCTCTATCTCATCGTCCCTCCCGGCACTAGCGTTTACGACGAAGATAGCGGCGAGCTAGTGCTTGATATGCTAAACGACGGCGAGACGAAGCTGTTTTTGCGGGGCGGTAAAGGCGGGCTTGGCAACGTGCACTTTAAAAGCTCGATCAATCAAGCCCCAGAATATGCGCAAAAAGGCCTTGAAGGCGAAACGCGCGAGGTGAGATTGGAGCTAAAACTTATCGCCGACGTGGGGCTCGTGGGCTTTCCAAACGTGGGCAAAAGCACGCTAATCTCGACCGTTTCAAACGCCAAACCTCAGATCGCAAACTATGAGTTTACCACCCTTACGCCAAAGCTCGGTCTCGTCGAGGTTGACGAATACAGCGGCTTTGTCATGGCCGATATCCCGGGCATTATCGAGGGCGCAAGCGAAGGGCGCGGGCTTGGCGTGCAGTTTTTAAAACACGTCGAGCGCACGAAAATTTTACTTTTTATGCTCGATCTTGCGAACTACCGCAGCCTTGAGGAGCAGTTTGACGCGCTGAGGGCCGAGACGGCGAAATTTTCAGAGGGACTTGCAAAAAGAGACTATGCGATCGCTCTAACTCGCGCGGACGCGGCAGAAAATTTGCAGGAAAAATTTGACGCGTTTTTGTCGCATTTGGGGCTCGCGGGCACGGCGGGCGAGATGAAATTTAAACAAGATATTTATGAGTTTGACGCCGCTAAGCCGTTTTTCGTGATGCCGATATCTTCGGCTACGGGACAAAATATAAATGAGCTAAAATTTAACCTGCTTGAGCTACTTAAAAAGGAGCTGTAG
- the fmt gene encoding methionyl-tRNA formyltransferase translates to MNIIFMGTPEYAAKILRALTEAKFEIAAVFTQPDKPVGRKQILTPSEVKVYAQQYLPAVPIFQPASLKDEAAAAQIKELEPDFIVVAAYGKILPQAVLDVAPCINLHASILPKYRGASPIQSALLAGEKQTGVTAMLMDAGLDTGDMLDFAYTPCKDKTAVQLFDELGDLAGELIVRVLRNFANLTPLKQDDAQATHCKKISKSDGLFSFEQSAEQIYNKFRALTPWPGIYLASGLKILELELLREYCERKFERAGEILHVDKLGFCVSCGEGAVKIIKVQEPGKKPVDASAYLNGKRLKIGDLLC, encoded by the coding sequence ATGAATATAATTTTTATGGGAACGCCCGAGTATGCGGCTAAAATTTTACGCGCGCTTACGGAGGCGAAATTTGAGATCGCGGCCGTTTTTACGCAGCCCGACAAGCCCGTCGGTAGGAAACAAATTTTAACTCCGAGCGAGGTTAAAGTTTACGCGCAGCAGTATCTGCCCGCCGTGCCGATATTTCAGCCTGCGAGTTTAAAAGACGAGGCGGCCGCAGCGCAGATAAAAGAGCTAGAGCCTGATTTTATCGTGGTTGCGGCATACGGTAAAATTTTGCCGCAGGCCGTCCTTGATGTCGCGCCCTGCATAAACCTGCACGCCTCGATCCTGCCAAAATACCGCGGCGCAAGCCCGATCCAAAGCGCGCTACTAGCGGGCGAGAAGCAGACGGGCGTGACGGCGATGCTGATGGATGCGGGGCTTGATACGGGCGATATGCTTGATTTTGCCTACACGCCTTGCAAGGACAAAACGGCCGTGCAGCTCTTTGACGAGCTCGGGGATCTGGCGGGCGAGCTGATAGTTCGAGTGCTGCGAAATTTTGCGAATTTGACGCCGCTCAAACAAGACGACGCGCAGGCCACGCATTGCAAAAAAATAAGCAAATCAGACGGACTTTTTAGCTTTGAACAAAGCGCGGAGCAGATTTATAATAAATTTCGCGCGCTAACGCCCTGGCCGGGGATTTATCTAGCTAGCGGGTTAAAAATTTTAGAACTAGAGCTTTTGCGCGAATATTGCGAGCGTAAATTTGAACGCGCGGGCGAAATTCTGCACGTCGACAAGCTCGGCTTTTGCGTTTCTTGCGGCGAGGGCGCGGTTAAGATCATAAAGGTGCAAGAGCCCGGCAAAAAGCCCGTGGATGCTAGCGCGTATCTAAACGGCAAGCGGCTAAAGATCGGCGATCTGCTATGCTAA